TTTTGCAGTAATTGATCCAGGAAGTGCAAAAACAAAATACATATTTTCTAAAGTGTAAGTTGTATTAGTTACAATTTGAATTTGTCTATTCTTAATTTCCACTGTTAAAATAGCTAATTTTTCGCTTTTGGGATGAACTTCTCTTTTAATAATTTTTCCTAAAGCAAATAACATTTCATTATTAAATTTATAATCATTATTTTTCACTAAAACTTCTTTTTTAATATGCTCTACAACATTTTTATCAAGAATTTGATAATCATTTTCTAAATTAACTGGATGAAAAAAATTAATTAACTTTATATTAAAATTATCATCTCTTAAAATACTGAAAGTTTCATAAAAATCTACTTGGGTTGGTTTTACTCTT
This Mycoplasmopsis columbina DNA region includes the following protein-coding sequences:
- the tapR gene encoding TyrS-associated PheT N-terminal domain-related protein TapR, giving the protein MIFFNLNNKYKNTNLIFVDTRVKPTQVDFYETFSILRDDNFNIKLINFFHPVNLENDYQILDKNVVEHIKKEVLVKNNDYKFNNEMLFALGKIIKREVHPKSEKLAILTVEIKNRQIQIVTNTTYTLENMYFVFALPGSITAKGEEILEGSLLNVKSEGMLASVTSLGLTKDDNFNEFEKFIKFINKKEVYEKYFNADIQYLIEVYKKSL